A genomic region of Xanthomonas fragariae contains the following coding sequences:
- the greB gene encoding transcription elongation factor GreB, which translates to MSRWRPPAEKSTALITPEGHARLKAELEDLWRVRRPEVVSALAAAAAEGDRSENAEYTYRKKQLGEIDRRVRYLSKRLEALRVVDITPTDPRAVFFGAQVELEDADSGELLHYRIVGPDETDAGRGWISIDSPLARALLKKRADDEFEAQLPSGKHTFVVVSVYYEA; encoded by the coding sequence ATGAGCCGCTGGCGCCCCCCTGCCGAAAAAAGCACGGCGCTGATCACGCCCGAGGGCCATGCGCGGCTCAAGGCCGAGCTGGAAGATCTCTGGCGGGTTCGTCGGCCCGAGGTGGTGAGTGCGCTGGCTGCAGCCGCAGCCGAAGGCGACCGCTCGGAAAATGCCGAATACACCTACCGCAAGAAGCAGCTTGGCGAAATCGACCGCCGCGTGCGCTATCTCAGCAAACGGCTGGAAGCGCTGCGCGTGGTGGATATCACGCCGACCGACCCACGCGCCGTGTTCTTCGGCGCGCAGGTCGAATTGGAAGACGCCGACAGCGGCGAACTGCTGCACTACCGCATCGTCGGCCCGGACGAAACCGACGCCGGACGCGGCTGGATCAGTATTGATTCGCCGTTGGCGCGCGCATTGCTGAAAAAACGCGCGGATGACGAGTTCGAAGCGCAGTTACCTTCCGGCAAGCACACCTTTGTGGTGGTGTCTGTCTATTACGAGGCTTGA
- a CDS encoding Hsp70 family protein, with amino-acid sequence MKLGIDFGTSNSAAAAIVDGQVLPVRFGEALQFRTTVYFPDTMRDPEDFRLTPAPEYEVERLVDSGRRDALAAGHTPNNDSLRRDAIRIVRRQWMEKQVREPRSSAALLQNAVYGDEALDAYLLEGEGNLVQSPKSMLGYNLHPRARQTITGIATHVLEHIRLTASRQFDINIRSATLGRPVQFRSSIGQAGNAQALDILQTAAIAAGFDHVDFLEEPAAAAMHYHVSHDTRQDTMVVDIGGGTTDVAHASVGGSAAPQVHRAWGIARGGTDIDLALSLAAYMPLFGRGITRVPTHHYVEAAMVQDMTRQREFRLHNYQDVPAPFDKRLQALQATGNTARLYRGVEACKIALSELEQHEAALDFIERGLGVDVQASALVASASNYLAELEGLLAQVSADITAPPATVFLTGGMSRAGYIRETVAAAFPKSRLVHGDPSFGVVQGLAWAAAHAARSSAG; translated from the coding sequence ATGAAACTCGGCATCGACTTCGGTACCAGCAACTCCGCTGCTGCGGCGATCGTCGACGGGCAAGTACTGCCGGTACGCTTCGGCGAGGCCTTGCAGTTCCGCACCACAGTGTATTTCCCCGACACCATGCGCGATCCGGAGGATTTCAGGCTCACGCCCGCGCCGGAATACGAGGTCGAGCGGCTGGTCGACTCGGGCCGCCGCGACGCGCTCGCCGCCGGTCACACGCCCAATAACGACAGCCTGCGCCGCGATGCGATTCGCATCGTGCGTCGTCAATGGATGGAAAAACAGGTGCGCGAGCCACGCAGCTCCGCAGCCCTGCTACAGAACGCGGTGTATGGCGACGAAGCGCTGGATGCGTACTTGCTCGAAGGCGAAGGCAATCTGGTGCAGAGCCCCAAGTCGATGCTGGGCTACAACCTGCATCCACGCGCGCGCCAGACCATTACCGGCATTGCCACGCATGTGCTGGAACATATCCGGCTCACCGCCTCGCGCCAGTTCGACATCAATATCCGCAGCGCCACGCTGGGCCGCCCGGTACAGTTCCGCAGCTCGATCGGCCAAGCCGGTAATGCGCAAGCCTTGGATATCCTGCAGACCGCCGCAATCGCGGCCGGTTTCGATCACGTGGATTTCCTCGAAGAGCCCGCAGCGGCCGCGATGCACTACCACGTCAGCCACGACACCCGCCAAGACACCATGGTGGTAGACATCGGCGGCGGCACCACCGACGTCGCGCACGCCAGCGTCGGCGGCAGCGCCGCGCCGCAGGTACACCGCGCCTGGGGCATCGCGCGCGGCGGCACCGATATCGATCTAGCGCTAAGCCTGGCCGCCTACATGCCGTTATTCGGTCGCGGCATCACCCGCGTGCCGACGCATCATTACGTAGAAGCGGCGATGGTGCAGGACATGACCCGCCAACGCGAATTTCGCCTGCACAACTATCAAGACGTTCCCGCGCCGTTCGACAAGCGTTTGCAGGCGTTGCAGGCTACCGGCAATACCGCGCGTCTGTATCGCGGTGTGGAAGCCTGCAAGATCGCCCTCAGCGAGCTCGAGCAGCATGAGGCGGCCCTGGACTTCATCGAGCGCGGGCTGGGCGTGGATGTGCAGGCCAGTGCACTGGTCGCCTCTGCCTCCAACTATCTGGCCGAGTTGGAGGGCTTGCTCGCGCAGGTGAGTGCTGACATAACCGCACCACCAGCAACGGTGTTCCTGACCGGCGGCATGTCGCGCGCCGGCTATATTCGCGAGACGGTGGCGGCGGCTTTTCCGAAATCGCGCTTGGTGCATGGCGACCCGTCCTTCGGTGTGGTCCAGGGGTTGGCATGGGCGGCAGCACACGCAGCCCGTTCGTCAGCCGGTTAA